A section of the Flavobacterium sp. CG_23.5 genome encodes:
- a CDS encoding deoxycytidylate deaminase produces MELGKLNKYDKAYLRIATEWGLLSYCKRKQVGAIIVRDRMIISDGYNGTPSGFENCCEDNEGLTRWDVLHAEANAILKVARSTQSCEGATLYITLSPCKECSKLIHQSGIKRVVYHNGYRDDSGIQFLIKAGIEVEHIPILEE; encoded by the coding sequence ATGGAATTAGGTAAATTAAATAAATACGATAAAGCGTATCTTAGGATTGCAACAGAATGGGGTCTTTTGTCGTATTGTAAAAGAAAACAAGTGGGCGCAATAATCGTTAGAGATCGAATGATAATCTCCGATGGTTATAACGGGACGCCTTCGGGATTTGAAAATTGTTGTGAAGATAATGAAGGATTAACACGCTGGGATGTGTTGCATGCTGAAGCAAATGCTATTTTAAAAGTGGCACGATCGACACAGTCTTGTGAAGGAGCGACATTGTATATTACGCTTTCTCCATGTAAAGAATGCAGTAAATTAATTCACCAATCCGGGATAAAAAGAGTTGTGTATCATAATGGATATCGAGATGATTCAGGAATTCAATTTTTGATAAAAGCAGGAATAGAAGTAGAGCATATTCCTATATTAGAAGAGTAA